A region from the Desulfomarina profundi genome encodes:
- a CDS encoding M14 family metallopeptidase, which translates to MALSKARSEGYLQDAFGVDINRNFQYKWDVFRDQKHLFIRSRSPSSRIYRGSGKLSEKETGAMEQLVSQKNVVALIDYHSGSTQVLYPYAYSTKVRVAENILGGSNDYAVFRQVSEKIASLLNRHDRGDETIVNYTAAQNYNDTSVGSGVARDCYYQTEGIAAINIEVHDKQFTYNAADFIKVVPKICKINVPGAIWFLFWAAELPPVRNTWK; encoded by the coding sequence ATTGCACTTTCAAAGGCCAGGTCAGAGGGTTATCTGCAGGATGCTTTTGGTGTCGATATCAATAGAAATTTTCAGTATAAATGGGATGTTTTCCGAGACCAGAAACACCTGTTCATCAGAAGCCGGTCACCATCTTCGAGAATTTACCGAGGTTCAGGAAAACTGTCTGAAAAAGAAACAGGAGCAATGGAACAACTGGTTTCTCAGAAAAATGTGGTGGCTCTTATCGATTACCACTCCGGTTCGACTCAGGTCCTTTACCCTTATGCCTATTCAACCAAGGTGCGAGTAGCTGAAAATATTCTTGGTGGCTCGAATGATTATGCTGTTTTCCGACAGGTTTCTGAAAAAATTGCTTCTCTATTGAATCGACATGACAGGGGAGATGAAACAATTGTCAATTATACGGCCGCTCAAAATTACAATGATACCAGCGTGGGAAGTGGAGTAGCCCGGGATTGCTACTACCAGACCGAAGGCATTGCAGCAATTAATATTGAAGTTCATGACAAACAGTTTACCTATAATGCCGCGGATTTTATCAAAGTTGTCCCGAAAATTTGTAAGATAAATGTGCCGGGTGCAATATGGTTTCTTTTCTGGGCAGCTGAGCTTCCCCCCGTCAGGAATACCTGGAAATAA